One segment of Brassica napus cultivar Da-Ae chromosome C3, Da-Ae, whole genome shotgun sequence DNA contains the following:
- the LOC106434298 gene encoding uncharacterized protein LOC106434298 — protein MVNGGLLMINRALDTSKQEAHKARFKAEVADKEIARLKDELESSRRRERDSFEKEVNHAYRQGKREIVEVKKIRRDKFSQSFGELEGRYKAFADYRECRGTVGGLYFTHLPDYPFSSEYAKQTGLIAEKDKDPKISEVEEEIWKQWEPVPVSPDTAEAETGGLDEMGEVDQPVAPLDVNDYSIGRSMSGNFDLGD, from the exons ATGGTCAATGGG GGCCTTCTTATGATAAACCGAGCCCTTGATACGAGCAAACAAGAGGCTCACAAGGCTCGATTCAAAGCCGAGGTGGCTGACAAAGAGATTGCTCGTTTGAAAGATGAGTTGGAAAGTTCTCGTCGTCGTGAGAGAGATTCGTTTGAGAAGGAGGTCAACCATGCCTATAGGCAGGGGAAGAGGGAGATAGTTGAAGTTAAGAAAATCCGTCGTGATAAGTTCTCGCAATCGTTTGGAGAGCTCGAAGGGCGTTACAAGGCGTTCGCGGATTATCGCGAGTGTCGTGGAACCGTGGGTGGTTTGTATTTTACGCATCTTCCCGACTACCCGTTTTCTAGCGAGTATGCGAAGCAGACCGGGCTCATAGCGGAGAAAGACAAAGATCCCAAAATTTCTGAGGTCGAAGAAGAGATTTGGAAGCAATGGGAACCAGTTCCCGTTTCCCCCGACACGGCGGAGGCCGAGACGGGAGGTCTCGATGAGATGGGTGAGGTGGACCAGCCGGTGGCTCCGCTTGATGTGAACGACTACTCGATTGGAAGGTCGATGAGTGGGAACTTTGATCTTGGTGATTGA